From a region of the Lactuca sativa cultivar Salinas chromosome 4, Lsat_Salinas_v11, whole genome shotgun sequence genome:
- the LOC111877075 gene encoding uncharacterized protein LOC111877075, with protein MPKIADVKFKARSTRKPLRDVSNGGFKSSIRNPVIQKPNPDTQQQDPVTICGDGASRDPLDRLLLVHSDLSVLIHQIDELVVQALEQKVRNKKEIESFAHLLNNMQTSLKPWIPRFQKLLSTNDTTASKNQLETILATSKKITPPSPSINKPLENQESYKLDFMVSPSPLVSWHAECTQEGGRSLFMLTPLPKPSAFTSKLKKSSKSVFKNITNDLPVATSEFSSPEKLLRKNDNNNNNNNNCVIVSTPYLKMSPPKSCILLEPASEHCNKKTNGGVKNAIIGGGDSEPSSSSSISQGYGHLGLKYPELFGIKHGDKMGNSRKAVEASPNWCISPPKTCVLLEPSDDDKVVVIKDVEINLHKPRDKGVIDSTPMCKDLDTTVLRGKRVGENTLKKELWMRFEAATGDELRFKASVSGQTTTTTTTSNECSNNGKGFMELLEEVCSDD; from the exons ATGCCAAAGATCGCCGACGTCAAATTCAAAGCCAGATCGACGAGGAAGCCTCTCAGAGACGTCTCAAATGGCGGTTTCAAATCTTCCATTCGTAATCCGGTAATTCAGAAACCGAATCCCGATACCCAACAGCAAGATCCGGTTACGATTTGCGGCGACGGCGCAAGCCGAGACCCACTCGATCGACTTCTCCTTGTTCACTCCGATCTCTCCGTCCTCATTCACCAG ATCGATGAACTTGTAGTACAAGCATTGGAACAAAAAGTGAGGAACAAGAAAGAAATTGAATCTTTTGCTCACCTATTGAACAATATGCAAACATCACTAAAG CCATGGATTCCAAGATTCCAGAAACTTCTTTCAACCAATGATACCACAGCCTCCAAGAATCAATTAGAAACAATTCTAGCAACAAGTAAGAAGATAACACCTCCATCTCCTTCTATAAACAAACCTCTTGAAAACCAAGAATCATACAAACTCGATTTCATGGTATCTCCTTCACCATTAGTATCATGGCATGCTGAGTGTACTCAAGAAGGTGGTAGAAGCCTTTTCATGCTTACCCCTTTGCCTAAACCTTCAGCATTCACATCCAAACTAAAGAAATCATCCAAATCAGTATTCAAGAACATAACCAATGATCTTCCTGTTGCCACCAGTGAATTTTCTTCACCTGAAAAGTTGTTGAGGaagaatgataataataataataataataataattgtgttATTGTTTCTACTCCATACTTAAAGATGTCACCACCGAAGTCTTGTATATTACTAGAACCTGCTTCTGAACACTGCAACAAGAAGACTAATGGGGGTGTTAAGAATGCAATCATTGGTGGTGGAGATTctgaaccttcttcttcttctagtattAGTCAAGGTTATGGACATTTAGGTTTGAAATATCCAGAGCTTTTTGGAATTAAACATGGGGATAAAATGGGAAATTCAAGAAAAGCGGTTGAAGCATCACCAAATTGGTGTATTTCACCACCCAAGACTTGTGTTTTGTTGGAGCCTAGTGATGATGATAAAGTTGTTGTGATTAAAGATGTTGAAATAAACTTGCACAAGCCTCGCGATAAAG GAGTTATTGATAGTACGCCGATGTGTAAGGATCTTGACACAACGGTTTTAAGAGGGAAGCGTGTTGGGGAGAATACTTTAAAGAAAGAATTGTGGATGAGATTTGAAGCAGCAACTGGTGATGAGCTTCGGTTCAAAGCATCTGTTAGTGGACAGAcgactactactactactactagtaATGAGTGTAGTAATAATGGTAAGGGGTTTATGGAGTTGTTGGAAGAGGTCTGTAGTGATGACTGA